The proteins below come from a single Microbulbifer sp. Q7 genomic window:
- the aceF gene encoding dihydrolipoyllysine-residue acetyltransferase — protein MAKQVIKVPDLGGADQVDVIEIAVAVGDTVAEEDALIVVEGDKASMDVPAPFAGKILSLSVKEGDKVSEGDVIGEMETDAAGDDADSDAAEAPAPAPAAEPAPAAAEAPAPAAAAGEEKEEEIKVPDLGGADAVDVIEISVSAGDSVEEGDALIVVEGDKASMDVPSSATGTIVSISVKEGDKVSTGDVIGVIKTTSGGAAAPAPAPAAEASAPAPAAAPVSEAEAPQEAPKRDPHVERDHTPSAEVYAGPAVRKLARELGVTLNKVKPSGPRGRVTKDDLHAYIKEQVKKAESGAASGVGGSIGIAPMPEIDFSQFGPVTTEPMSKIHKLTAANMSRNWLNVPHVTQFDDADITELEDFRKAMKAEAEKRGVKLTPVPFLLKAAAAALREVPSFNVSLHNDGEHIVKKDYVHIGMAVDTPKGLMVPVIRDVDKKGLYELAEEATAMAIAARDGKLKPRDMQGACFTISSLGAIGGTGFTPIVNAPEVGILGVSKLAIRPEWNGKEFVPRKMLPLALSYDHRAVNGGDAGRFLTYLAGVLAEVRKLLL, from the coding sequence ATGGCAAAACAAGTCATTAAAGTGCCTGATCTCGGCGGCGCCGATCAGGTAGATGTCATTGAAATCGCCGTTGCCGTGGGCGACACGGTGGCGGAAGAGGATGCGCTGATTGTGGTGGAGGGCGACAAGGCCTCCATGGACGTGCCCGCACCGTTTGCCGGCAAGATCCTGAGCCTCTCCGTCAAGGAAGGTGACAAGGTCTCCGAAGGCGACGTGATCGGTGAAATGGAAACCGACGCGGCGGGCGATGACGCTGATAGCGACGCGGCGGAAGCGCCCGCGCCCGCTCCGGCGGCAGAACCGGCACCCGCTGCCGCAGAAGCGCCGGCTCCGGCCGCAGCGGCAGGCGAAGAGAAGGAAGAAGAAATCAAGGTTCCCGACCTCGGCGGTGCCGATGCGGTGGACGTGATTGAAATCTCCGTCTCTGCTGGCGACAGCGTGGAAGAGGGCGACGCCCTGATCGTGGTGGAAGGCGACAAGGCGTCCATGGACGTGCCGTCTTCCGCAACCGGTACCATCGTGTCCATTTCTGTGAAGGAAGGCGACAAGGTGTCCACCGGTGACGTGATCGGCGTGATCAAGACAACTTCTGGCGGTGCTGCGGCTCCTGCACCGGCGCCTGCGGCAGAAGCATCCGCGCCCGCTCCGGCGGCAGCGCCGGTCAGTGAGGCCGAAGCGCCTCAGGAAGCACCGAAGCGCGATCCACACGTGGAGCGCGATCACACGCCGTCCGCCGAAGTTTACGCCGGCCCCGCGGTGCGCAAGCTGGCGCGGGAACTGGGTGTGACCCTGAACAAGGTCAAGCCCTCCGGCCCCCGCGGTCGTGTGACCAAGGATGACCTGCATGCCTATATCAAGGAGCAGGTGAAGAAAGCCGAGAGCGGCGCCGCCAGTGGCGTCGGTGGCAGTATTGGCATCGCGCCGATGCCGGAAATCGACTTCAGCCAGTTTGGCCCGGTCACCACCGAACCCATGAGCAAGATCCACAAGCTCACCGCGGCCAACATGTCCCGCAACTGGCTGAACGTGCCCCACGTGACCCAGTTCGACGACGCCGACATCACCGAGCTGGAAGATTTCCGCAAGGCGATGAAAGCGGAAGCCGAGAAGCGTGGCGTGAAGCTGACGCCGGTGCCATTCCTGCTGAAAGCAGCAGCGGCTGCCCTGCGCGAAGTGCCGAGCTTCAACGTATCCCTGCACAACGATGGCGAGCACATTGTTAAAAAGGATTACGTACACATCGGTATGGCGGTGGATACACCCAAGGGCCTGATGGTTCCGGTAATCCGCGACGTGGACAAGAAAGGCCTGTACGAACTGGCCGAAGAAGCGACCGCCATGGCCATCGCGGCCCGCGACGGCAAGCTGAAGCCCCGCGATATGCAGGGCGCCTGCTTCACCATCTCCAGCCTCGGCGCCATCGGCGGTACCGGTTTTACCCCGATCGTCAATGCGCCGGAAGTGGGCATCCTCGGTGTGTCCAAGCTGGCGATTCGCCCGGAGTGGAACGGCAAGGAATTTGTACCGCGCAAGATGCTGCCGCTGGCACTGTCTTACGATCACCGCGCCGTGAACGGTGGCGATGCCGGACGTTTCCTGACCTACCTGGCTGGCGTGCTGGCCGAAGTGCGCAAGCTGCTGCTGTAA
- the sbcB gene encoding exodeoxyribonuclease I gives MSGTTLYWHDYETWGVDPGADKPSQFAGIRTDEDLNIVGEPLMIYARPASDCLPQPMAALVTGLAPQKALAEGLPEIAFIQRILDELGAPGTCGVGYNSLRFDDEVTRHTLYRNLLDPYEREWRSGNSRWDIIDMVRLTYALRPEGIQWPEREAADGQRVPSFRLEELTAANGISHEGAHDALSDVRATIDMARLIRKQQPKLYDYVYNLRRKQEVAKLLNPRDRKPLLHISGKVPAIHGHLTYVLPLAMHPVNRNAVICANLSMDPQPILDLDPEALRERLYTARDKLGEGELPAGLKLIHMNRCPVLAPANMLSDQRAEELLIDKSACEANWQALQGLDLTEKLHQVFLDGDFPAKDVEARLYDGFMNDADRDLCRQLHNALTSRGPEALAGPVAFSDSRLPELLFRLRARNFPETLNEEEAERWEEWRYQRLTDPGFGASITMEAYYEEIARLRAEHPERSALLDQLEAWGDGLLG, from the coding sequence ATGTCTGGGACCACGCTTTACTGGCACGATTACGAAACCTGGGGTGTCGACCCGGGGGCAGACAAGCCCTCCCAGTTTGCCGGTATCCGCACCGACGAAGACCTCAATATCGTCGGCGAGCCGCTGATGATCTACGCCCGGCCCGCGAGTGATTGCCTGCCACAGCCGATGGCGGCACTGGTCACCGGGCTGGCACCGCAGAAGGCGCTGGCCGAGGGTTTGCCGGAAATTGCCTTCATCCAGCGTATTCTCGACGAACTGGGTGCGCCGGGCACCTGCGGTGTGGGCTACAACAGCCTGCGCTTTGACGATGAGGTGACCCGCCACACCCTGTACCGCAACCTGCTGGACCCCTACGAGCGCGAATGGCGCTCGGGCAATAGCCGCTGGGATATCATCGACATGGTGCGACTCACGTACGCGCTGCGCCCAGAAGGTATCCAGTGGCCGGAGCGGGAAGCTGCCGATGGGCAGCGGGTGCCGTCCTTCCGCCTGGAGGAGCTGACCGCGGCCAACGGCATCAGCCATGAGGGCGCGCACGACGCGCTCTCTGACGTCCGTGCCACCATCGACATGGCGCGCCTGATCCGCAAACAGCAGCCCAAGCTGTACGATTATGTGTACAACCTGCGCCGCAAGCAGGAAGTGGCCAAGCTGCTGAATCCGCGGGACCGCAAGCCGCTGCTGCACATTTCCGGCAAGGTGCCCGCCATACACGGCCACCTTACCTACGTATTGCCCCTGGCCATGCACCCGGTCAATCGCAACGCGGTCATCTGCGCCAACCTGTCTATGGACCCACAGCCGATCCTCGATCTGGACCCGGAGGCCCTGCGCGAGCGCCTGTACACCGCCCGCGACAAGCTCGGCGAGGGCGAGTTGCCGGCAGGATTGAAACTGATTCACATGAACCGCTGCCCGGTGCTGGCACCCGCCAACATGCTGTCGGACCAGCGCGCCGAAGAGCTACTGATCGACAAGTCCGCCTGCGAGGCCAATTGGCAGGCGCTGCAGGGGCTGGATCTGACCGAAAAACTGCACCAGGTTTTCCTCGACGGCGACTTCCCGGCCAAGGATGTAGAGGCGCGCCTCTACGACGGTTTTATGAACGACGCCGACCGCGACCTGTGTCGCCAGCTGCACAATGCCCTCACCAGCCGGGGCCCCGAGGCACTGGCGGGGCCGGTGGCGTTTTCCGATTCGCGCCTGCCGGAACTACTCTTTCGCCTGCGGGCGCGAAACTTCCCGGAAACCCTCAATGAGGAAGAGGCCGAGCGCTGGGAAGAGTGGCGTTACCAGCGGCTGACGGACCCGGGGTTTGGGGCGAGTATCACCATGGAAGCGTATTACGAGGAGATCGCGCGGCTGCGCGCGGAGCACCCGGAGCGCTCGGCGCTGCTGGACCAGCTGGAAGCCTGGGGGGATGGGCTGCTTGGTTGA
- a CDS encoding marine proteobacterial sortase target protein — MNRPFFHPPRIPRELLILPSDEYYRRRYRKKHPGSWLLFLVTVIAVLVAAAGARAQDVPPVAEEPFDSVGLSESGSGDLLFKSGESGRYIPAIHLGTEADIRVRGLVAEVTLAQQFRNTSNHWQEAVYVLPLPENAAVNGLEIVIGERRIVGKVREREEARKVYKKAREAGQRAALLEQQRPNLFTSRVANIAPGETVSVEVHYLQNLRFDSGQFSLRLPSTLTPRFMPGSPAASVQAVSLNAHGWSLPTDQVPDADQISPVMMPAAALASLGNSHQMKIRIDLGMGLPLADIYSPYHEVSLRREENQRYRVSLKQGAVPMDRDFVLFWRPQSSAMPSAALFAEQSAIAAEPSAQYLQLLLLPPQEALAARKLPREVVYVVDTSGSMGGNSIRQAKESLLLALSRLTAADRFNIIEFNSSHQNLFPRPLAATPANIQHARHWVEALQATGGTHMAPALSEALSQQLDPQAGELVRQVVFITDGAVGNEAALFEIIRQRLGEARLFTVGIGSAPNSFFMRKAAQYGRGSFVHIGELAQVQSKMGALFEKLESPLVTDLQVQWPAGVKVAVYPQRLPDLYRGEPVRLVARVEGNALGNDASGEVVVSGRLAGKRFSRTLSLSQLTVEASGKGIGSLWAREKIAALRDAQRERGPLNDPEAVDPLREQILGLALGYQLTSPYTSFVAVEETPVRPLSDSLRSSPVPNAVAHGQILQSFTYPATATGVYGQMMLAAVLLALGGLLRTLRRGPQVAGQVLGHWRPLRRASAAVERRVRRWLRKVIPDLRRGKRGMS; from the coding sequence GTGAACCGTCCTTTTTTCCATCCGCCGCGTATTCCGCGCGAACTGCTGATTCTCCCGAGCGACGAGTATTACCGCCGTCGCTATCGCAAAAAACACCCCGGCAGTTGGTTGCTGTTTCTGGTCACGGTAATTGCGGTGCTGGTGGCCGCGGCAGGCGCGCGTGCGCAGGATGTGCCACCGGTTGCTGAGGAACCGTTCGACAGTGTCGGCTTGAGTGAATCGGGCAGTGGCGATCTGTTGTTCAAAAGCGGCGAGTCCGGACGCTATATTCCCGCCATTCACCTGGGTACCGAGGCAGACATTCGCGTGCGCGGCCTGGTTGCCGAAGTCACCCTTGCGCAGCAGTTTCGCAACACCAGCAACCACTGGCAGGAAGCCGTGTATGTGTTGCCGCTGCCGGAGAACGCGGCGGTAAATGGCCTGGAGATCGTGATTGGGGAGCGGCGCATTGTGGGCAAGGTGCGCGAGCGCGAGGAGGCGCGCAAGGTGTACAAAAAAGCGCGCGAGGCAGGCCAGCGTGCGGCGTTGCTGGAACAGCAGCGCCCGAATCTGTTTACCAGTCGCGTCGCCAATATTGCGCCGGGAGAAACTGTCTCGGTGGAAGTGCACTATTTACAGAACCTGCGCTTTGACAGTGGCCAGTTCAGCCTGCGCCTGCCCAGTACCCTCACACCGCGCTTTATGCCCGGGTCGCCGGCGGCCTCGGTGCAAGCGGTTTCGTTAAACGCCCACGGCTGGTCGCTGCCCACGGATCAGGTGCCGGATGCGGATCAGATCTCGCCGGTGATGATGCCCGCGGCAGCGCTGGCCAGCCTTGGCAACAGTCATCAGATGAAAATCCGCATCGACCTGGGTATGGGGTTGCCGCTGGCAGATATTTACAGCCCGTACCACGAGGTGAGCTTGCGCCGTGAGGAAAATCAGCGCTATCGGGTCAGCCTGAAGCAGGGTGCGGTGCCGATGGATCGGGATTTTGTTCTTTTCTGGCGACCGCAATCCTCGGCAATGCCGTCCGCCGCCCTGTTTGCCGAGCAGTCGGCGATAGCGGCAGAACCGTCTGCGCAGTACCTGCAGCTTTTACTGTTGCCACCGCAGGAAGCACTTGCTGCGCGCAAGCTGCCCCGCGAGGTGGTGTACGTGGTGGACACGTCCGGATCCATGGGCGGCAACTCCATTCGCCAGGCCAAGGAAAGTCTGCTGCTGGCCCTGTCTCGCCTGACCGCCGCGGACCGTTTCAATATCATCGAGTTCAACAGCAGTCACCAGAATCTATTCCCGCGCCCCCTCGCGGCCACCCCCGCAAATATCCAGCACGCCCGTCACTGGGTTGAGGCGTTGCAGGCGACGGGCGGTACCCATATGGCCCCGGCACTGAGCGAGGCGTTGTCGCAGCAGCTCGACCCGCAGGCTGGCGAGCTGGTGCGGCAGGTGGTGTTTATTACCGATGGCGCGGTGGGTAACGAGGCGGCCCTGTTTGAGATTATCCGGCAGCGGCTTGGGGAAGCCCGACTGTTTACCGTAGGCATCGGTTCTGCCCCCAACAGTTTTTTTATGCGCAAGGCCGCACAGTATGGCCGCGGCAGCTTTGTGCACATCGGTGAACTTGCGCAAGTGCAGTCGAAAATGGGCGCGCTGTTTGAAAAACTGGAAAGCCCGCTGGTGACCGACCTGCAGGTGCAGTGGCCCGCCGGCGTCAAGGTGGCGGTCTATCCGCAGCGATTGCCCGACCTCTACCGCGGTGAGCCGGTGCGACTGGTTGCCCGGGTCGAGGGTAACGCACTGGGTAACGATGCCAGCGGTGAAGTGGTGGTGAGCGGGCGCCTTGCCGGCAAGCGCTTCTCGCGCACGCTCTCCCTCAGTCAGTTGACCGTGGAGGCTTCCGGCAAGGGCATCGGTAGCTTGTGGGCGCGGGAAAAGATTGCGGCGCTGCGCGATGCACAGCGCGAGCGCGGCCCGCTGAATGATCCCGAGGCAGTGGATCCGCTGCGCGAACAGATCCTCGGCCTGGCACTGGGCTATCAACTGACCAGTCCTTACACCAGCTTCGTTGCGGTCGAAGAAACACCGGTGCGTCCGCTTTCCGATTCCCTGCGCTCGAGCCCGGTGCCCAATGCCGTTGCCCACGGCCAGATACTGCAATCGTTTACTTACCCCGCGACCGCAACCGGCGTATATGGGCAAATGATGCTCGCCGCGGTGTTGCTGGCACTGGGTGGTTTGCTGCGCACACTGCGGCGGGGGCCACAGGTGGCCGGGCAGGTACTGGGCCACTGGCGGCCGTTGCGCAGGGCGAGTGCTGCGGTGGAGCGCAGGGTACGTCGCTGGCTGCGCAAGGTAATCCCCGATTTGCGTCGTGGCAAACGGGGGATGTCATGA
- the aceE gene encoding pyruvate dehydrogenase (acetyl-transferring), homodimeric type, whose product MHEETDIQETQEWLDALQAVIRHSGKERAAFLIKQLSDRATNTGVQLPAAITTPYRNTIPPDAEKRMPGDLFMERRIRSLIRWNALAMVVRANSNSDSLGGHIASFSSAATLYDVAFNYFFRGNEGEERGDLIFFQGHSAPGIYARSYLEGRFDEEQLDNFRREVNGKGLSSYPHPWLMPDYWQFPTVSMGLGPIQAIYQAHIMRYLSARDLSPRGDRKVWAFLGDGECDEPESLGAIALAGREKLENLVFVVNCNLQRLDGPVRGNGKIVQELEGVFRGAGWNVIKVLWGRLWDPLFEKDEKGLLQKVMDETVDGEMQNFKANGGAYTREHFFGKYPELEEMVKDFSDEEIMKLNRGGHDPYKVYAAYAEAMASKGKPTVILAQTVKGYGLGAAGEAAMDTHNVKKMDTEALKRFRDRFAIPITDKEIEEVPYYRPSPDSPEMKYMAERRKALGGPVPSRTTEVAKLEIPELDAFSALTKGSGDREISTTMAFVRALSVLVKDKKMGKNVAPIVPDEARTFGMEGLFRQLGIYSSQGQKYTPVDHGQIMYYKEDKKGQVLEEGINEAGAMSAWMALATAYSNHGVPMVPFYIYYSMFGFQRIGDLAWAAGDMQARGFLIGATAGRTTLNGEGLQHQDGHSHVLSATIPNCKSYDPAYGYDLAVIMRQGLKEMYEEQQNLFYYITIENENYLQPEMPQGVEEGIIRGIYKLENDCRKPGKGKAAKKHVQLIGAGSILREVLAAADILADQFGVTSDVWNLTSATEAAREGQDVARWNMLHPTEAPRKSWIGEQFEGNETPVVISTDYIRSYVEPLREFIDGDVIALGTDGFGRSDSREQLRRFFEVNRNYVTIAALKGLADQGVIEASEVADAIKKLNVDPEKVNPRLV is encoded by the coding sequence ATGCACGAAGAAACCGACATTCAGGAAACGCAGGAATGGCTGGACGCGCTGCAGGCGGTTATCCGTCATAGCGGCAAGGAACGCGCTGCGTTCCTGATCAAGCAGCTGTCTGACCGCGCCACTAACACCGGCGTACAGCTGCCGGCTGCCATCACCACCCCTTACCGCAACACCATTCCGCCGGACGCGGAAAAGCGTATGCCGGGTGACCTGTTCATGGAGCGTCGAATCCGCTCCCTGATCCGCTGGAACGCACTGGCCATGGTGGTTCGTGCCAACTCCAACAGCGACAGCCTCGGCGGCCATATCGCCAGCTTCTCATCCGCTGCGACCCTGTACGACGTTGCCTTCAACTATTTCTTCCGCGGTAACGAAGGCGAAGAGCGCGGCGACCTGATTTTCTTCCAGGGCCACAGCGCGCCGGGCATCTACGCCCGCTCCTACCTGGAAGGCCGTTTCGACGAAGAGCAACTGGACAACTTCCGTCGCGAAGTCAACGGCAAGGGTCTTTCCTCTTACCCGCACCCCTGGTTGATGCCGGACTACTGGCAGTTCCCCACCGTTTCCATGGGCCTGGGCCCGATCCAGGCGATCTACCAGGCGCACATCATGCGCTACCTGTCTGCCCGCGACCTGTCGCCGCGCGGCGACCGCAAGGTGTGGGCATTCCTCGGTGACGGTGAGTGTGACGAGCCGGAATCCCTGGGCGCCATCGCCCTGGCGGGCCGCGAGAAGCTGGAAAACCTGGTATTCGTGGTCAACTGTAACCTGCAGCGCCTGGACGGCCCGGTGCGCGGCAACGGCAAGATCGTGCAGGAGCTGGAAGGCGTATTCCGCGGTGCCGGCTGGAACGTGATCAAGGTCCTGTGGGGCCGCCTGTGGGATCCGCTGTTCGAGAAAGACGAAAAAGGTCTGCTGCAGAAAGTCATGGACGAGACCGTCGATGGCGAGATGCAGAACTTCAAGGCCAACGGCGGCGCCTACACCCGCGAGCACTTCTTCGGTAAATATCCGGAGCTCGAGGAGATGGTCAAGGACTTCTCCGACGAAGAGATCATGAAGCTCAACCGCGGCGGCCACGACCCGTACAAGGTGTACGCGGCCTACGCCGAAGCCATGGCGAGCAAGGGCAAGCCTACCGTGATCCTGGCGCAGACCGTGAAAGGTTACGGCCTGGGTGCTGCCGGTGAAGCGGCCATGGACACCCACAACGTGAAGAAGATGGACACCGAGGCGCTGAAGCGCTTCCGCGACCGCTTCGCGATCCCGATTACCGACAAGGAAATCGAAGAAGTTCCTTACTACCGCCCGTCTCCGGACAGCCCGGAAATGAAGTACATGGCGGAGCGCCGCAAGGCACTGGGTGGCCCGGTACCGTCCCGCACCACCGAAGTGGCCAAGCTGGAAATTCCCGAGCTGGATGCCTTCAGTGCCCTGACCAAAGGCTCCGGTGACCGCGAAATTTCCACCACCATGGCGTTCGTGCGCGCACTGTCTGTGCTGGTGAAAGACAAGAAGATGGGCAAGAACGTGGCGCCCATCGTGCCGGACGAAGCCCGTACCTTCGGTATGGAAGGCCTGTTCCGTCAGCTGGGTATCTACTCCTCCCAGGGCCAGAAATACACCCCGGTCGACCACGGCCAGATCATGTATTACAAGGAAGACAAGAAAGGCCAGGTGCTGGAAGAGGGTATTAACGAAGCCGGCGCCATGTCCGCATGGATGGCCCTGGCGACCGCCTACAGCAACCACGGCGTGCCGATGGTGCCTTTCTACATCTATTACTCCATGTTCGGCTTCCAGCGCATTGGCGACCTGGCCTGGGCGGCAGGCGACATGCAGGCGCGCGGCTTCCTGATCGGTGCCACCGCTGGCCGTACCACCCTGAACGGTGAAGGCCTGCAACACCAGGACGGCCACAGCCACGTGCTGTCTGCCACCATTCCGAACTGTAAGAGCTACGACCCGGCCTACGGCTACGACCTGGCTGTGATCATGCGCCAGGGTCTCAAGGAAATGTACGAAGAACAGCAGAACCTGTTCTACTACATCACCATCGAGAACGAAAACTACCTGCAGCCGGAAATGCCGCAGGGCGTTGAAGAAGGCATCATCCGCGGTATCTACAAGCTGGAAAACGATTGTCGCAAGCCGGGCAAAGGCAAGGCGGCGAAGAAGCATGTACAGCTGATTGGCGCTGGCTCCATCCTGCGCGAAGTGCTGGCGGCAGCGGACATTCTTGCCGACCAGTTCGGCGTCACATCTGACGTGTGGAACCTGACCTCCGCCACCGAAGCGGCCCGTGAAGGCCAGGACGTGGCGCGCTGGAACATGCTGCACCCCACCGAAGCACCGCGCAAATCCTGGATTGGCGAGCAGTTCGAAGGTAACGAGACCCCCGTGGTGATCTCCACCGATTACATCCGCTCCTACGTTGAGCCGCTGCGCGAGTTTATCGACGGTGACGTGATTGCGCTGGGCACCGACGGCTTCGGCCGTTCCGACAGCCGCGAACAGCTGCGTCGCTTCTTCGAAGTGAACCGCAACTACGTGACCATTGCCGCGCTGAAAGGCCTGGCTGACCAGGGTGTGATCGAGGCGAGCGAAGTGGCCGATGCCATCAAGAAGCTGAACGTTGACCCGGAAAAAGTAAATCCGCGTCTGGTCTAA
- a CDS encoding class GN sortase, with product MRRPQTLTPYASVLCLALGLWQLGGGFWILLKAEAAQYLISDAWQRQLADGEIQKPWPWADTWPVAQLQLGVEKPLAVLQGTSGQALAFGPGLLNGSGEPGNLAEPRTTVIAGHRDTHFRNLAALKPGALIQLQDRAGRWHGFRVRGARVVDSETEALPVVDTPGLLLVTCYPFDAVGAGGPLRYLVYADYLRPESTVQL from the coding sequence ATGAGGCGCCCGCAAACGCTTACTCCCTATGCGTCTGTGTTGTGTCTCGCCCTTGGCCTGTGGCAGCTTGGGGGTGGGTTCTGGATACTGTTGAAGGCGGAGGCGGCGCAATACCTGATCAGCGATGCCTGGCAGCGCCAGCTCGCCGATGGCGAGATACAAAAGCCGTGGCCCTGGGCGGATACCTGGCCGGTGGCACAGTTGCAGCTGGGGGTGGAAAAGCCACTGGCAGTGTTGCAGGGCACCAGCGGTCAGGCGCTGGCCTTTGGTCCCGGCTTGCTCAACGGTTCCGGTGAGCCCGGCAACCTGGCTGAACCGCGCACCACCGTGATTGCCGGGCACCGGGATACCCATTTCCGCAATCTGGCAGCGCTGAAACCAGGTGCCCTGATTCAGTTGCAGGACAGGGCAGGGCGCTGGCACGGCTTTCGGGTGCGTGGCGCGAGGGTGGTCGACAGCGAAACGGAGGCACTGCCGGTGGTCGACACCCCTGGGTTACTACTGGTCACCTGCTATCCGTTCGATGCGGTCGGCGCGGGTGGGCCCCTGCGATACCTTGTTTATGCCGACTATCTGCGTCCGGAATCTACGGTGCAGCTGTGA
- a CDS encoding aspartate carbamoyltransferase: MDFIGANILSVSQFERGDIDRIFAVADTMVPYARREKVTRVLEGAILGNMFLEPSTRTRVSFGCAFNLLGGTVRETVGISASALAKGESLYDTARVLSGYSDVICMRHPQSGSVAEFAAASRVPVVNGGDGANEHPTQALLDLYTIRKELEGKGSSLDNFRIAMIGDLKYGRTVHSLCKLLCLFKNVQLVFVSPQELSMPEAVIEKLREAGHQVSVSDQLEQSIKHVDIVYSTRIQEERFESQEEADRYRGRFRLNRDIFTRHAEPNTVIMHPLPRDSRAEANELDSDLNEHPSLAIFRQTDNGLLVRMALFAMLLGVEDKVDQYARPITWQTRRNMV; the protein is encoded by the coding sequence ATGGATTTTATCGGTGCCAACATCCTTTCCGTCAGTCAGTTTGAACGGGGCGACATCGACCGCATCTTTGCCGTGGCAGACACCATGGTGCCCTACGCCCGGCGGGAAAAAGTCACCCGCGTACTCGAGGGCGCCATCCTCGGCAATATGTTTCTGGAGCCCAGCACCCGCACGCGGGTAAGCTTTGGCTGCGCGTTCAACCTGCTCGGCGGCACCGTGCGTGAAACTGTCGGCATCTCCGCCAGTGCCCTGGCCAAGGGCGAATCCCTGTACGACACCGCGCGGGTGCTCTCCGGGTACTCCGATGTGATCTGTATGCGCCATCCGCAATCCGGCTCGGTGGCCGAGTTTGCCGCCGCCAGCCGCGTGCCGGTGGTCAACGGCGGTGACGGTGCCAACGAGCATCCCACCCAGGCACTGCTCGACCTGTACACCATTCGCAAGGAGCTGGAAGGCAAGGGCAGCTCCCTGGACAATTTCCGCATCGCCATGATTGGCGATTTGAAATACGGCCGCACCGTGCACTCCTTGTGCAAGCTGCTGTGCCTGTTCAAAAACGTGCAACTGGTATTTGTCTCCCCGCAAGAACTGTCGATGCCGGAAGCGGTGATTGAAAAACTCCGCGAGGCCGGTCATCAGGTATCGGTATCCGACCAGCTGGAGCAGTCAATCAAGCATGTGGATATCGTGTACTCCACGCGCATCCAGGAAGAGCGTTTCGAATCCCAGGAAGAGGCCGACCGCTACCGTGGCCGTTTTCGCCTGAACCGGGATATTTTCACCCGCCACGCCGAACCCAATACGGTCATCATGCACCCGCTGCCGCGGGACTCCCGCGCCGAGGCCAACGAGCTGGACTCGGACCTGAATGAGCATCCGAGCCTGGCGATCTTCCGCCAGACCGACAACGGCCTGCTGGTGCGCATGGCACTGTTTGCCATGCTGCTCGGGGTGGAAGACAAGGTCGACCAGTACGCGCGGCCGATCACCTGGCAGACGCGCCGCAATATGGTGTAA